From the genome of Pseudomonas sp. TMP9, one region includes:
- a CDS encoding DUF2025 family protein, translating into MSTTSISICAAADQLQGFVGFNAKTGRYIVRFSEDSFGLDVLEQSITPTCEFVWRSIEADLMHLDRARLQLLLEQNIDDRLNISEPLRVYMRRADLPQISAQRRRLNA; encoded by the coding sequence ATGAGCACCACCTCCATCAGTATCTGCGCAGCTGCCGACCAATTGCAGGGTTTTGTCGGCTTCAATGCCAAGACCGGGCGCTACATCGTGCGTTTCTCTGAAGACTCATTCGGCCTCGATGTACTCGAGCAGAGCATCACGCCCACCTGCGAATTTGTTTGGCGCAGCATCGAGGCTGACTTAATGCACCTCGACCGCGCGCGACTGCAACTGCTGCTGGAACAGAACATCGATGACCGCCTAAATATCAGCGAACCCCTGCGCGTCTATATGCGCCGCGCGGACCTGCCGCAAATCAGCGCACAGCGTCGCCGCCTAAACGCCTAA
- a CDS encoding amidohydrolase family protein, whose protein sequence is MFDVLIKNALFFDGSGAPGVLSHLGIRDGKLQRISSTALDETGCAEVIDASNRWVTPGFIDMHTHYDAELVAAPALKESVRHGVTTVMIGSCSISMVLSSPEDCSDLFTRVESVPREHVLPLLQARKTWNSAGEFTAFLDQHPLGPNICSFLGHSDLRVAVLGLERAVDASVRPSESELQHMERLLEDALDAGLLGLSSMTNPWDKLDGDRQRSKSLPSVYAPWAEYARLNKILRRRGRIHQGAPNLVTKFNVLAFLWDSIGGWWRKPLKTTLITLMDVKADPWLAPVLGPLTRWVNRLTHADFRWQTLPVPFETYADGMEFVVFEEFPAGQAALHLASHDLRSQLFQDPAYRLRFRQDVEKKFGPRVWHRDFDDAWIVDCPDASVVGKSVGELAKARNEHPADLFLDLLVAHGPRLRWRTLIANHRPEVVAKLVCEPSTLIGFADSGAHIRNMAFYNFGVRLLKLVRDAELRGQPVMPIEKAIWRLTGELGEWFDIDAGRLYEGARADLVIIDPSALDDSLSSYQEAPMDAFGGLQRMVNRGEAVDAVLINGRIAFQHNAFAADLGHTRGYGQFLPSNT, encoded by the coding sequence ATGTTTGACGTGCTGATCAAGAACGCGCTGTTTTTCGATGGCAGCGGCGCGCCTGGCGTGCTCAGCCACTTGGGCATCCGTGACGGCAAGTTGCAGCGCATCAGCAGTACCGCGCTGGATGAAACCGGCTGCGCTGAGGTGATTGACGCTAGCAACCGTTGGGTGACGCCCGGCTTTATTGACATGCACACCCATTACGACGCCGAGTTGGTGGCCGCGCCGGCGCTCAAAGAGTCGGTACGTCATGGCGTGACCACGGTGATGATCGGCAGTTGCTCAATCAGCATGGTGCTGTCCAGCCCGGAGGACTGCTCCGACTTGTTCACCCGCGTCGAATCGGTGCCGCGTGAGCACGTGCTGCCGCTGCTGCAGGCGCGCAAAACGTGGAACAGTGCCGGCGAATTTACCGCCTTTCTCGATCAGCACCCGCTGGGGCCGAATATTTGCTCCTTCCTCGGCCACTCGGACCTGCGCGTTGCGGTGCTCGGCCTGGAGCGTGCCGTCGACGCCAGTGTGCGCCCCAGCGAAAGCGAGCTGCAGCATATGGAGCGCCTACTGGAAGACGCTCTAGATGCCGGCCTGCTTGGCTTGTCGAGCATGACCAACCCGTGGGACAAGCTGGACGGCGACCGCCAGCGCTCCAAATCGTTACCGTCGGTGTATGCGCCGTGGGCTGAGTATGCGCGGCTGAACAAAATTCTCAGGCGGCGCGGGCGTATCCACCAGGGGGCACCGAACCTGGTGACTAAGTTCAATGTGCTGGCCTTTCTCTGGGACAGCATCGGCGGCTGGTGGCGCAAGCCATTGAAGACCACGCTGATCACCCTGATGGACGTCAAAGCCGACCCATGGCTGGCCCCTGTGCTCGGCCCACTGACCCGCTGGGTCAACCGCCTGACCCATGCTGACTTTCGCTGGCAAACCTTGCCAGTGCCGTTTGAAACCTACGCCGATGGCATGGAATTCGTGGTGTTCGAGGAATTCCCGGCCGGCCAAGCAGCGTTGCACCTGGCCAGCCATGACCTGCGCAGCCAGTTATTCCAAGACCCAGCCTACCGCCTGCGTTTTCGCCAGGATGTCGAGAAGAAGTTCGGCCCTCGGGTCTGGCACCGCGACTTCGATGACGCCTGGATCGTTGATTGCCCAGACGCCAGCGTGGTAGGTAAAAGCGTGGGTGAACTGGCTAAGGCTCGCAACGAACACCCGGCTGATCTGTTTCTCGATTTGCTGGTGGCGCATGGGCCGCGCCTACGCTGGCGCACCCTGATTGCCAATCATCGCCCGGAGGTTGTGGCAAAGCTGGTGTGCGAACCCAGCACCCTCATCGGCTTTGCCGACTCCGGCGCGCACATCCGCAATATGGCGTTCTACAACTTCGGCGTGCGCCTGCTCAAACTGGTGCGTGACGCTGAACTGCGCGGCCAACCGGTGATGCCGATTGAAAAAGCCATCTGGCGCCTAACAGGTGAGCTTGGCGAGTGGTTCGACATCGACGCCGGCAGGCTTTACGAAGGTGCCCGGGCCGATCTGGTGATCATTGATCCAAGCGCCTTGGACGACTCACTGAGCAGCTACCAAGAGGCGCCCATGGACGCCTTCGGTGGCCTGCAGCGTATGGTCAATCGCGGCGAAGCAGTGGATGCGGTATTGATCAACGGACGCATTGCCTTCCAGCACAACGCCTTCGCCGCAGACCTTGGGCACACACGCGGTTACGGGCAGTTTTTGCCCAGCAATACCTAG
- a CDS encoding phospholipase, with protein MLLLSACCLAYQPLSALAWSNHSLGSQLALQGLPQLQRTLNYEPLEIFLDDQASAIEQLLDEQEDFARANFPDYPARPDALRFSAAATGDKRRAFLHALRVNPQIRLAGFVQQLPGQADEGRVRLAAEQVLVFRKLGPWSHWRYLALQPGEAVNAVQVLSSAADEPDYGHDINLFSDNPGEVGGHYNFGQQPFGDARFEYSSQAPFHIGYYHEPALVFQAAPYLRRTLPHWRIYQYSGLARLALASGHDYWGYRFLGWALHYMQDLTQPYHAKTVPGFNTAELMLIALKGAAGYPEDRLAAIARVADRHTAIEAYQLERMQQLMNEQTPSPLLQAYTQHPAGRYPAYSVTFAQQVVAAESYASADDLDAAIGQWLLRKTAAPGGFSAGNQLIPVTADPLLEQVLIELFKRFGAHTRNVVQTTLAQPPKASEPLE; from the coding sequence CTGCTGTTGCTATCCGCCTGTTGCTTGGCCTATCAGCCGTTGAGTGCATTGGCGTGGTCCAACCATTCGCTGGGCAGCCAGTTGGCCTTGCAGGGATTGCCGCAGTTACAGCGCACGCTTAACTATGAGCCACTAGAAATATTTCTTGATGATCAAGCATCAGCCATTGAGCAGTTGCTCGATGAGCAAGAAGATTTTGCCCGCGCTAATTTCCCCGATTATCCGGCGCGTCCCGATGCACTGCGCTTTAGCGCGGCGGCCACAGGCGATAAACGCCGCGCTTTTTTACATGCCCTGCGGGTTAATCCACAGATTCGCCTCGCCGGTTTTGTGCAGCAACTGCCCGGCCAGGCTGACGAAGGCCGGGTACGTTTGGCCGCCGAGCAGGTGCTGGTGTTTCGTAAGCTCGGCCCTTGGAGCCACTGGCGTTATCTGGCCTTACAGCCGGGCGAGGCGGTCAATGCGGTGCAGGTGCTCAGCAGTGCGGCGGATGAGCCGGATTATGGCCACGACATCAACTTGTTCAGCGACAACCCGGGCGAGGTAGGCGGGCACTACAATTTTGGCCAGCAGCCATTTGGTGATGCGCGGTTTGAGTATTCCTCGCAAGCGCCTTTCCATATCGGCTACTACCACGAGCCCGCATTAGTTTTCCAAGCAGCGCCCTACCTGCGGCGCACCTTGCCGCACTGGCGCATATACCAATACAGCGGTCTGGCGCGTCTGGCCTTGGCCAGCGGGCATGATTACTGGGGTTATCGCTTTCTCGGCTGGGCGTTGCATTACATGCAAGACCTTACGCAGCCCTATCACGCCAAAACCGTACCCGGTTTCAATACGGCCGAGTTGATGCTGATTGCCCTAAAAGGCGCGGCGGGGTACCCCGAAGATCGTCTGGCGGCCATTGCCCGCGTGGCGGATCGACACACCGCGATTGAGGCCTACCAGCTTGAACGTATGCAGCAACTCATGAATGAGCAGACACCGTCACCCCTTTTGCAGGCCTACACGCAACATCCAGCAGGCCGCTATCCGGCCTATTCGGTGACCTTCGCCCAGCAGGTTGTCGCGGCCGAGTCCTATGCCAGTGCTGATGATTTGGATGCGGCGATCGGTCAATGGCTGCTGCGTAAAACGGCCGCACCCGGCGGTTTCAGTGCGGGTAATCAACTGATCCCGGTTACAGCGGATCCGCTGCTGGAGCAGGTATTGATCGAGCTGTTTAAGCGCTTCGGTGCACACACGCGTAACGTCGTGCAAACCACCCTGGCGCAGCCACCTAAGGCCTCTGAACCGTTGGAGTGA
- a CDS encoding FHA domain-containing protein, producing MLRIHFSDNRQAPIWLVDERFTIGQDSRNSLVLVDPSIGAFHAEIRQDHGFYYLTDVGSPGGSFVNDERISTRFQLRADDRVRLGSVELLLVDPARSQPKIEQAARWYLQVIQGEHEGKKFHINGSMTFGRSVKCELCFSDQQLSRRHCEFYLKDNVLEVKDLASANGLLVNQQKVATAVLQPGDQLKMGSVSLLVIGPKSTVAASVDEDATLFMRAVDLPKALKPASLASSPNSHANPLRTAAQANPMHAAATSVSQPKRLNTPLLALALVLIALLVVAAVYIA from the coding sequence ATGCTCAGGATTCACTTCAGTGATAATCGTCAGGCCCCTATTTGGCTGGTCGACGAACGTTTCACCATCGGTCAAGACAGCCGTAACAGCCTGGTATTGGTCGACCCCAGTATCGGCGCGTTCCACGCGGAAATTCGTCAGGACCATGGCTTCTACTACCTCACGGATGTCGGCAGCCCGGGTGGCTCTTTCGTCAATGACGAGCGCATCAGCACGCGCTTTCAGCTGCGCGCCGATGACCGTGTGCGCTTGGGTTCGGTGGAGCTGCTGTTGGTTGATCCGGCGCGCAGCCAACCTAAGATTGAGCAGGCCGCGCGCTGGTATCTGCAGGTGATCCAAGGCGAGCACGAAGGCAAGAAATTCCATATCAATGGCTCCATGACCTTTGGCCGTTCGGTGAAATGCGAGTTGTGCTTTAGCGACCAGCAATTGTCGCGCCGGCACTGCGAGTTCTACCTCAAGGATAACGTGCTAGAGGTTAAGGACCTGGCCTCAGCCAATGGCTTATTGGTCAACCAGCAGAAGGTAGCAACGGCGGTGCTGCAACCAGGCGATCAGTTAAAAATGGGCTCGGTCAGCCTGCTGGTGATTGGCCCGAAAAGTACCGTGGCAGCAAGTGTGGATGAAGATGCCACGCTGTTTATGCGCGCGGTAGACCTGCCGAAAGCGCTCAAGCCAGCCTCGCTGGCCAGCTCACCGAACAGCCATGCCAACCCGTTGCGCACCGCCGCTCAAGCTAACCCGATGCATGCCGCCGCCACTTCAGTGAGTCAGCCAAAGCGCTTAAATACGCCGCTGCTCGCACTCGCGCTGGTGCTGATTGCACTGCTGGTGGTGGCGGCTGTGTATATCGCCTAG